Proteins encoded within one genomic window of Triticum aestivum cultivar Chinese Spring chromosome 2D, IWGSC CS RefSeq v2.1, whole genome shotgun sequence:
- the LOC123049977 gene encoding methylesterase 3, with protein MSSSSVPAAAVATSTRLILVHGTGHGGWCWYKVATLLRAAGHRVDAPDLVACGADARRLRDAPTFEDYTRPLLDALRDLPDGERAVLVGHSFGGMSVALAAEEFPDKVAAAVFLTAFMPDCDGPRTRVIEKVLASDWMDSVIDEEHAPPSVFLGPELVRQKLYQLSPEEDYTLCQSLARVSSYYVADQQQRPPFSAARYGAVTKVYVVAKQDLAMVEEYQRQMIAGIPVAEVREMADADHMVMFSAPEELAGHLADIANTYT; from the coding sequence ATGTCTTCTTCCTCTGTGCCAGCGGCTGCCGTGGCGACGTCGACCCGCCTCATCCTGGTGCACGGCACGGGccacggcgggtggtgctggtaCAAGGTCGCCACCCTGCTCCGTGCCGCGGGGCACCGCGTGGACGCGCCGGACCTCGTGGCGTGCGGCGCCGACGCGCGCCGGCTGCGCGACGCGCCCACCTTCGAGGACTACACGCGCCCCCTGCTCGACGCGCTCCGGGACCTCCCGGACGGCGAGCGGGCGGTGCTCGTGGGCCACAGCTTCGGCGGCATGAGCGTCGCGCTCGCCGCCGAGGAGTTCCCCGACAAGGTCGCGGCTGCCGTGTTCCTCACCGCCTTCATGCCGGACTGCGACGGCCCGCGCACCCGTGTCATCGAGAAGGTTCTCGCGTCCGACTGGATGGACAGTGTTATCGACGAGGAGCACGCCCCACCGTCGGTGTTTCTCGGGCCCGAGCTCGTGCGCCAGAAGCTCTACCAGCTGAGCCCGGAGGAGGACTACACGCTGTGCCAGAGCCTGGCGCGGGTGAGCTCCTACTACGTGGCCGACCAGCAGCAGAGGCCGCCGTTCAGCGCTGCCCGGTACGGCGCGGTGACCAAGGTCTACGTGGTCGCCAAGCAGGACCTGGCCATGGTCGAGGAGTACCAAAGGCAGATGATCGCAGGCATCCCCGTGGCTGAGGTGAGGGAGATGGCTGACGCCGACCACATGGTCATGTTCTCTGCGCCGGAGGAACTGGCGGGCCACCTCGCCGACATCGCAAACACCTACACTTAA
- the LOC123054516 gene encoding salicylic acid-binding protein 2 yields MSSSSSAPAAAVPTSTRLILVHGTGHGGWCWYKVATLLRAAGHRVDAPDLAACGSDARRLSDAPTFEDYTRPLLDALRDLPDGERAVLVGHSFGGMSIALAAEEFPDKVAAAVFLTAFMPDCDGPRTRVIEEVPVSDWMDSVVDEEHAPPSVFLGPEFVRRKLYQLTSEEDYTLCQSLARVSSYYVADQQQRPPFSAARYGAVTKVYVIAKQDLAMVEEYQRQMIAGIPVAEVREMADADHMAMLSAPEELAGHLADIANNYT; encoded by the coding sequence ATGTCGTCATCCTCCTCTGCCCCAGCGGCCGCCGTGCCGACGTCGACCCGCCTCATCCTGGTGCACGGCACGGGccacggcgggtggtgctggtaCAAGGTGGCCACCCTCCTCCGCGCCGCGGGGCACCGCGTCGACGCGCCGGACCTCGCGGCATGCGGCTCCGACGCGCGCCGGCTGAGCGACGCGCCCACCTTCGAGGACTACACGCGCCCCCTGCTCGACGCGCTCCGGGACCTCCCGGACGGCGAGCGGGCGGTGCTCGTGGGCCACAGCTTCGGCGGCATGAGCATCGCGCTCGCCGCCGAGGAGTTCCCCGACAAGGTCGCGGCCGCCGTGTTCCTCACCGCCTTCATGCCCGACTGCGACGGCCCGCGCACCCGCGTCATCGAGGAGGTTCCCGTGTCCGACTGGATGGACAGCGTGGTCGACGAGGAGCACGCCCCGCCGTCGGTGTTCCTCGGCCCCGAGTTCGTGCGCCGGAAGCTCTACCAGCTGACTTCCGAGGAGGACTACACGCTGTGCCAGAGCCTGGCGCGGGTGAGCTCCTACTACGTGGCCGACCAGCAGCAACGgccgccgttcagcgccgcccggTATGGCGCGGTGACCAAGGTCTACGTGATCGCCAAGCAGGACCTGGCCATGGTCGAGGAGTACCAGAGGCAGATGATCGCAGGCATCCCCGTGGCTGAGGTGAGGGAGATGGCTGATGCCGACCACATGGCCATGCTCTCCGCGCCGGAGGAACTGGCGGGCCACCTCGCCGACATCGCCAACAACTACACTTAA